From Phycodurus eques isolate BA_2022a chromosome 1, UOR_Pequ_1.1, whole genome shotgun sequence, one genomic window encodes:
- the gbx2 gene encoding homeobox protein GBX-2: MSAASSPPFVVMQRPLGSSSAFSIDSLIGGPPQPSPGHFVYAGYPMFMPYRSVMLQPPPPPPPPPPPPPTGHPSHPHTHAHIPALQGGFCSSLALTSTLMASLPGGFSPSQQHQDAGRKHAEDAKSLGSVAAKEDAETSVPAATARSLHASPDESKEDDCTRRDESFSMDSDADYSSDDNMMSSAAAGLEDGLHLHASSGSVPPGGAGGGGGGGGGGGGKNRRRRTAFTSEQLLELEKEFHCKKYLSLTERSQIAHALKLSEVQVKIWFQNRRAKWKRVKAGNVNNKSGEPSRNPKIVVPIPVHVSRFAIRSQHQQLEQSRP; the protein is encoded by the exons ATGAGTGCGGCGTCCAGTCCGCCCTTCGTGGTGATGCAGCGGCCACTCGGAAGCAGCTCCGCCTTCAGCATCGACTCTCTAATCGGGGGGCCTCCGCAGCCCAGCCCGGGACACTTCGTGTACGCGGGCTACCCCATGTTCATGCCCTACCGCTCGGTGATGCtccagccgccgccgccgccgccgccgccgcctccgccgccgccgaccGGACACCCCTCGCACCcgcatacgcacgcacacatccCCGCGCTGCAGGGCGGTTTCTGCTCCAGCCTGGCTCTCACCTCCACGCTCATGGCTTCGCTGCCCGGAGGTTTCTCGCCGAGCCAGCAGCACCAGGACGCCGGGCGGAAGCACGCCGAGGACGCCAAGAGTTTGGGGTCGGTGGCGGCTAAAGAAGACGCGGAGACGTCGGTGCCAGCGGCCACAG CGCGAAGCCTGCACGCGAGTCCGGACGAGTCCAAAGAGGACGACTGCACGCGCAGAGACGAGAGCTTCTCCATGGACAGCGACGCGGACTACAGCTCGGACGACAACATGATGAGCTCCGCGGCGGCCGGGCTGGAGGACGGCCTGCACCTCCACGCTTCGTCCGGTTCGGTCCCACCGGGAGGCgcgggcgggggcgggggcggcggcggcggcggggggggtAAGAACCGGAGGCGGCGGACCGCGTTCACCAGCGAGCAGCTCCTGGAGCTGGAGAAGGAGTTCCACTGCAAAAAGTACCTGTCGCTCACCGAGCGCTCCCAGATCGCGCATGCGCTCAAGCTGAGCGAGGTGCAGGTCAAGATCTGGTTCCAGAACCGGCGCGCCAAGTGGAAACGGGTCAAAGCCGGCAACGTCAACAACAAGTCCGGCGAGCCGTCCCGGAACCCCAAGATCGTGGTTCCGATTCCGGTGCACGTGAGCCGCTTCGCAATAAGAAGTCAGCACCAGCAACTGGAGCAGAGCCGACCCTAG
- the LOC133404226 gene encoding vesicle transport protein SFT2B-like: protein MDKLKKVLSGEDEDNNADGTGILERTSQAATLAWGTRMKGFLLCFILGMLCSILGTCMLWLPGLGLAVFAVLYSVGNLCSLASTMFLIGPCRQLKNMCAKERALATIIMLVCLVLTLCSAFLWKSNGLALLFCVLQFVAFSWYGLSYIPFARDAVIKLCSVCF, encoded by the exons ATGGACAAACTGAAGAAGGTGCTGAGTGGCGAAGATGAGGATAACAACGCGGACGGGACCGGAATACTGGAG AGAACCAGTCAGGCAGCGACACTGGCCTGGGGGACAAGGATGAAAGGCTTCCTGCTCTGTTTCATTTTGGGGATGCTGTGCTCCATTCTG GGCACATGTATGTTGTGGTTGCCTGGACTTGGTCTCGCTGTGTTCGCTGTCCTGTACAGTGTGGGAAACCTCTGCTCTTTGGCCAG CACCATGTTCCTGATAGGGCCGTGCAGACAGTTAAAGAACATGTGTGCTAAAGAACGAGCACTGGCCACAATCATCATGCTG GTGTGTCTGGTACTGACACTGTGTTCAGCTTTCTTG tggaagagcaaCGGCCTTGCACTGCTGTTCTGTGTCTTGCAGTTTGTGGCGTTCAGTTG GTACGGCCTATCTTACATCCCATTTGCCAG GGACGCCGTCATCAAATTATGTTCTGTCTGTTTCTAA